ATCATCAGCGTCAAGCTGATCGGGCTCACCGCCATCGCCGCCGGCGCGTTCGAGATCGCGCACGCGTTCTGGACCAAGGGATGGGGCGGATTCCTCTGGCAGGTCCTGCTCGGCGCGCTCTATCTCGCCTTCGGTCTACTGCTGCTCACCCAGCCCGCCTCCGGCGCGCTGATCCTGACTAATTTGCTCGGCGCGGTGCTGTTCGCATCGGGCGTCATCCGATTCGTGCTGAGCTTTGCCCATTGGCGGCAGAACGGCTGGACGATGCTGATCTCCGGCGCCTTCGCGATCGTCGCGGGCGTGCTCATCCTGTTCGGCTTCCCGACCATCAGCGCCTGGGCGCTCGGATTCCTGCTCGGCGTCGACCTGATCGCGCACGGCCTGGCATGGCTGGTCTACGCGATGCAATCGGCACGGACGACCGCATAACAAAGGAGAAGACGTAATGGACGTTTCCAGCCGCCGCGCCTTCCTCGGCTTCGCAACCAATGCACTTGCTGCCGCTGCGATCGGCGCTGCCGGCGCTCGCCTCGTCGGCGTCGCGAACGCGATGCCGGTCGATCCCGCTCCCGGGCGTGGCAGCGAGCCCTTGGATGACGTGACACCGGCACAGTGGGGGCCAGCATGGGGTCCGGGTCCAGGCCCGGGATGGGGGCCGGGTCCGGGATGGGGCCGCCCGCCGCCACCGCGCCGGCGGCGCCGCTGGGTTTGTTGGTGGCATCGCGGGCGCCGTCATTGCGGCTGGCGCTGGAGATAGACGCAAGGTGATGGAGGACATGGTGCGCAACAAGAGCCAATGGGTCCTCGCCGCCGTGCTGGCAGCGCTGCTGGTGGCGGCGAGCTGGTTTTGTCTCTCGGTCTGGCGAGCGACTCCGGCGATGCCGACCTACGGAAACGTCATCCTGGCCGTGGCGGCGATCCTCGTTCTGGTGTCCGGCTGCGGCCTGATCGCGCTGATGTTCTACAGTCAGCGCAAGGGCTACGACGAGCCGGCGCGCAGCAACCGCACCACGCGGGACTAACGCTGTCTCCTGGTCGATGATCGAGCCGTCAGGCCTTAAGCCTGGAGCAAGGAGCGAGCATGAACCTTGCTGACGTCCCGACCAGGCTGCTGGCGGCAAGCCTCCTGATGCTGGCAGCCGCCGGAGCCGCGCGGACACAGCCTGCTCCGTCCGCGCCCGCCGTCGGCGTCGTCGAGGCAACGCAGCGGCCGATCACCGAGACC
This is a stretch of genomic DNA from Bradyrhizobium sp. CB2312. It encodes these proteins:
- a CDS encoding DUF308 domain-containing protein, with product MFATIISVKLIGLTAIAAGAFEIAHAFWTKGWGGFLWQVLLGALYLAFGLLLLTQPASGALILTNLLGAVLFASGVIRFVLSFAHWRQNGWTMLISGAFAIVAGVLILFGFPTISAWALGFLLGVDLIAHGLAWLVYAMQSARTTA